In Polaribacter pacificus, the genomic window CCATGCTCGTCAGTAATGGTTCCTCTATGAAGGTCTGAAGCGTAAACTTCTACTCCAAATAAAGGGTTATTATCAATGTCTGTGATTGTACCAGTAACGGTTGTTTGTGCAAAGGATGACATGCATACCAATGCTATGAACATATGTATAAATAGTTTCATAAATTATTTTTATTGTTATTTGAAAAAATGGTGTTTTCTTTTACACAGCCTTAGCAAACAATAAAAATGGTGGACCTCTGGTAGATTTTTTTGAGTGAAATTGAATTTCCTTTTTCTGAGGAGTTTCTAAATACAGAAACGTATAATACTTCTCCGGAATTACCCCAAAGTCGGTTGGAAATTCTATAGTAGGATTTTGAAATTGTCGATGTAATAGATCACAGTCAAGTGCTCGCTCATGAATGTGTTGCTGGTCTGTAGAAGTACATACAACATGCTCGTGATTGTCTAGGGCATGTGCTAATTGCACCACCGAAGGAAGCAATACAACAAGTACTGCTATAAGGGCTATATGTTTTCTGAGCGTTTTAATTTTTTGCCTTAGGTTTTCTTATTCTCATGTTTAAAGCTTCAACTCCTAATGAAAAAGCGATCGCAAAGTACAAATAACCTTTTGGAATAGCACCTATGTGTTGGTTAAAAATTACAGTATTTGCTAAATGAGCTCCTTCTGTTATCAGCATAAAGCCAATTAGGATCAAAAATGAAAGAGCCAACATCTGAATAGTTGGATGATTGTTTACAAAAGTCCCAACTGGATTTGCAAAGATCATCATGATGAGCATAGAAATAACAACAGCCAAAATCATTATGGTTAAAGCACCAGGAACTCCGTTAGTCATCCCAACAGCGGTTAAAACAGAATCAAAAGAAAAAACGATGTCAATCAATACGATTTGAATAATAACCTTGGATAAAGTTGTGGTTACTTTTCTTTTTGCACTACTTTCTTCTTCTGTAATCCCTTCAACTTTATGATGTATCTCGCTAGTACTTTTGTACAGTAAGAAGATCCCTCCAAGAATTAGTATGATGCTTTGTCCTGTAACATCTGTACTTAGCCAAGAAGTGTCAATGGTAAAGATTGCATTTTTCATACTAATAATATATGAAACTCCGAGCAAGAGCATAATTCTAAACAACATGGCCAAGAGCAAGCCAATATTGGTTGCCTTTCGCTGTTTTTCTTTTGGTAATTTACCTGTGGTAATTGAAATAAAAATAATATTATCAATCCCAAGAATTATCTCTAAAAATGTTAAGGTTAAAAGAGCAACCCAAGTGTCAAAATGCGCAAAAATTTCCATGATTATTTTACTTTATAAACGGTTCCTTTCTGTTTAAAATCTGAATAGCCTATTCTAGCAATGAAATCAAATGAATTGTCTGTAACCTTGGTAATGGTTACAAAGATTAAATCTTTGTCCAAAGCAGTTTTAGGATTTTTCATCTGCAAGGTATAAGAAAAATTGTTTTTCCACTTAATATAAAGGGTATCAATTCTTTTTTCTAATCGGTTGCTTACAGTACTGTCTGTAGAAATAGAAACGGATTTAGTATATTCTTCTATTTGCAAACTGTCCACTCTTGTGATAATGGTTTTGCTATAACCTTCACCTGCAGGAATTTCAAAAACACCTTTTTTAAATTGGTTGTTGTTGTCTATCACGGCAACTTCATTACAAGAAGTAAGCACAATGATGAATACAAAAAAGCTAATAATTTTTTTCATTTAGATTCCTGTAAAATTTGCTGGCGTAATTTGTTTTAATTCTTCTTTGATAGTGCTAGTAACTTCTAGAGTTTCAATAAAATCAGCAATTGATTCTCTAGTAATTTTTTCATTGGTTCTGGTTAAGCCTTTAAGAGCTTCGTAAGGATTTGGATAAGCTTCTCTTCTAAGTATGGTTTGAATAGCTTCTGCAACGACAGCCCAGTTGTTTTCTAAATCTTCTTCAAATTTTGCTCTATTTATCAGTAATTTATTCAATCCTTTTAAGGTAGATCCAAATCCAATTAGCGTATGACCAAAAGGGACACCAACATTTCTTAAAACAGTACTGTCTGTAAGATCACGCTGCATTCTAGAAACAGGTAGTTTTGCAGCCAAGTGTTCAAATAAAGCATTTGCGATACCCAAGTTTCCTTCAGAGTTTTCAAAATCAATAGGGTTTACCTTATGTGGCATGGCAGAAGAGCCAATTTCTCCAGCTTTAATTTTTTGTTTAAAATAATCCATAGCAACATAGGTCCAAACATCTTTGTCTAAATCTAAAACGATGGTATTTATTCTTTTTAAGGCATCAAATAAAGAGGCCATATGATCGTAATGCTCAATTTGTGTAGTCGGGAACGAGTGGTGTAAGCCCAAGGTGTTTTCTACAAAACCAGTA contains:
- a CDS encoding TerC family protein, translated to MEIFAHFDTWVALLTLTFLEIILGIDNIIFISITTGKLPKEKQRKATNIGLLLAMLFRIMLLLGVSYIISMKNAIFTIDTSWLSTDVTGQSIILILGGIFLLYKSTSEIHHKVEGITEEESSAKRKVTTTLSKVIIQIVLIDIVFSFDSVLTAVGMTNGVPGALTIMILAVVISMLIMMIFANPVGTFVNNHPTIQMLALSFLILIGFMLITEGAHLANTVIFNQHIGAIPKGYLYFAIAFSLGVEALNMRIRKPKAKN
- a CDS encoding lipoprotein encodes the protein MKKIISFFVFIIVLTSCNEVAVIDNNNQFKKGVFEIPAGEGYSKTIITRVDSLQIEEYTKSVSISTDSTVSNRLEKRIDTLYIKWKNNFSYTLQMKNPKTALDKDLIFVTITKVTDNSFDFIARIGYSDFKQKGTVYKVK